ATTGACAACGACTTTGGCGCCCTCTTCTGCCAACCGGAGCGCTATGCCCCGTCCGATTCCTCGGCTGGCGCCTGTTACAATAGCGACTTTATCAGTAAATCTGTTCATGTTGATAGGGCACTCAATTTCTCGATGTCTTCCGGGGTACCGACCGACAGGCGGCTAACGCTGCGATCGATCCTTCGCATCAGTTTGCTTAACACATCGCCCGAGCCAATCTCGATCACGATGTCAATGTCGCTCTCCACCAGCGTACGCATGGAATCAGCCCAGAGCACAGGGGATGTTAACTGCTCCACCAGGTCTTCACGTATCGCATCTGCCTGATCTATCGGCCTTGCATAAACATTGCTCACCACCGGAATCCTGGCATCGTCTATCGACGTGTTTTCCACAGCCACGCGAAGTGCCTCGGCGGCCGGCGCCATCAACGGGGAATGGGCAGCTATACTCACTGCCAGCCGGACTACCTTACGGGCGCCGGCCGCCTCGGCAAGCGCCATGGCCCGTTCCAGGGACGGCATATCGCCTGAGACCACGACCTGCCCCGGGCAATTATCGTTGGCAACCTGGACCACGCCATCCGTGGCTATGCGGGCACTCTCGCAAACATCTTCCATCGTAGCCATGTCCAACCCGAGGACAGCAGCCATGCCACCCCGGTTTCTTTTGCCAGCTTCCTTCATAAGACGACCACGCTCGCGCACGAGGCGCAGGGCATCGGCATACGAAAGGGATTCGGCGGCAACCAGTGCCGAATACTCTCCCAGGCTATGCCCTGCAACGGCGGCCGGCGCAGCCATAGCCGGCGTGACTTCCTGAATAGCTCGCAATGTGGCGATACTGCTCGCAAGCAGGGCAGGCTGGGCATTAATGGTGTCGGTAAGAGCCTCTTGCGGCCCGGTAAAACAAAGGGTGGAAAGAGAAAAGCCCAATACCTCATCGGCCTCTGCCAT
This DNA window, taken from Chloroflexota bacterium, encodes the following:
- the fabD gene encoding ACP S-malonyltransferase, whose product is MSSTAFLFPGQGSQAVGMAQALAEVFESARDAMAEADEVLGFSLSTLCFTGPQEALTDTINAQPALLASSIATLRAIQEVTPAMAAPAAVAGHSLGEYSALVAAESLSYADALRLVRERGRLMKEAGKRNRGGMAAVLGLDMATMEDVCESARIATDGVVQVANDNCPGQVVVSGDMPSLERAMALAEAAGARKVVRLAVSIAAHSPLMAPAAEALRVAVENTSIDDARIPVVSNVYARPIDQADAIREDLVEQLTSPVLWADSMRTLVESDIDIVIEIGSGDVLSKLMRRIDRSVSRLSVGTPEDIEKLSALST